The sequence ATTGATTGATCTAAATGATAATCTAGTCCTACCTGCGTTGCCATTTGTGTTACATTGGACAACATTCCCTGGACTTGCTCTACAGCCATTCCTTTTCGTTTCACCAAATAATCGGTATAGCTTTCCGTAGCAACTTCGGGAATTGCAGGATCCAATTGAAAACTTTTCCAGATTACTTCAATGTTCTTCTTATCTGCAAATTGTTCTAAAGCCGTTTCAAAATTTCTTTTTCCGATGTAACAAAACGGACAAATTACATCACTCCAGATTTCTATTTTCATTTAAGGGATTTTTTAATTATTTCAAATAGGTTAGCTCTATAACAAGTTAAACTTTTGGTTATAACTGTTTTTATGATACCAAAGTAGCTTCTAAACTAATTTCAACATTAAGGGCATTACCCACAGGACACATTTCTTTGGCTTTCAAGGCAAAATTTTGGAACTGTTCCTTTGTTATATCAGCGATCTTAGCTTGTACGGTCAAAATTGATTTTGTAATTACATTGTTGTTCAGCGCTAATGAGACGGTTGTTTCAATTTGATTATCAGCAGAAAACCCGTTTTCTGATAGAATGTAACTCAACGTCATTGTATAACAGGCAGCGTGAGCGGAAGCCAGTAATTGTTCCGGATTTGTAAAACTTTCATTGTATTTAGCAAATGAAGGTTTGAAAGTTGTATTATTTATTGCAGAATCATTTACATTAAACTGTCCTTTTCCTTCTTTAAAACTTCCTTGCCAGACGGCTTTAATCTTTGTTTCCATAAACTTAATTTTACTAAAATTTTATAGTACAAAGTTACCGGCTCTTAAAATTTCACACAATGGATATAGAACTCATTGTATAGGACATTTTGCCCAATGCTTATTTTGGTTTGTTATTATCGGTTTTGGTTCTTATAAGTGAACCTTAAAGCTCTTGGCAGTCAAAGCCATTGTCTTTCAATATTTTAATTGTCGGTTGAGCAATTTCGCTTAAGCTATCTATGCGCAAAATATTGTCGCAGTCTTCAAGGTCAAAATTCCATTTTGTAATTTCGAGATGTGTGTCAAGAAGTGGTTTAAGTGTTTCTATTTCTTTCTCATTTGTCACATTCGTTTTAAATACCGAAATCATTTGCCACCTTTTTGTTCGATTACAATTTTTTCAAGATCAGACCAAGCTCCACCATTAAAAACATTTTTATATCCTTTTTCCTTTAAAAGCGTCTCCACTTTTACACTTCTCAAACCATGAGAACAAGTAGTGATGTAGGTTTTATTGGTGTCAAGTTCAAGGTATCTTTCCCGAATTGTTCCTAGTGGGATATTTATCGAACCATCAATATGACCTGTTTTATACTCGTATTCGGTTCGAACATCTAAAATTATTGCTCCATTTTCTATCTTTTCGGAAAGTCCGTTGTCAAGTTTCACAAAGCGATAGGTGCGGTAAGAAATATAGATTAAAAGAATTGCACCCAAAATAATGTATATCGTTTTCATAGTTTGTTTAAAATTTTATGGTCAATGTAAAACGTTCCGAATGGAATAAAACAAGCCAAAATAATTTTCCAGGTCGTGGTTTTAAATTTCCAATTCTGCTCTACAGCTACACTTAAAGTATTGAAGAGGAATAGTAAAAATATAGCTCCGTGAATTGGTCCAAGAATCTTTGAAAAAGCTGGATTGTCAAAATAATGTTTCATCGGTGACGCAATAAAAATGAGCACCAGTAAGGAAACTCCTTCAAAAAAACCAATAATGCGTAATCTTCCGATTTTTGTTTTGAATAAATGTATCATACTATCTAAAATAAGGTCTGTTTGCTAAGGGTGAAAATGGCCACGGAATGGCGATGAAAATGATAATGAGGGAAACCGAAAACCAAACCAACATTGTTTTGAATTTTTCTTTGTCAGTTGTTTTTCTTTTTGATAATGCAGAACCGATGGTTATTAAAATGATTGCAGCTAGCATTAAAATTAGGTGAAGTAAGCCAAAAAAAAACAAGGTCTAAATTTTGGATGGCTTCATTGAAGTTTTGCCAAAAGTATTTGATTATCGGACTTTGGGTGTACAATATAATCCCAATTAGAAGCTGAATGTGTGCTATTGTAGCTGTCCAATGCCGGACGGCATTATCTGTTTTGGAAAATTGGGCGTTCGAAGAATAACCTCTGTATGCCCGATAAATTGCGTAAACTATACTTGCTAAAACAAGCCAACGCATGATGGAATGGTAAAAGGTAAGTGTTTGAAACATCGTAAATTTTATTTAACGATGCAAAGATATTAAAAACATACTAAGTAGTATGTTTTTATGTAAAATATTTTATCCTAAGCTATTTAGATAAATTTTTAGCTCTTTTAGGTACGAATGGTAACAGTCAGTATTATTATAAACCTTACCAAAATTTCTGATTCCCCAATATCCCGACATAATAAAATAGGCTACCTGCTGCGGATTTACACTATCTCTTACCGTTCCATTTTCTTTGGCGATTTTTATACTATTTTCTATTGTTTGTTGCCATTCTAAAGTAAGTTCAGCCAGAGCTTTTCCAAATTCAATATTCCAGGGAGTCATTTCCTGTGTTAAATTTCCTGCCGGACAACCATACTCTAGCTTTAGAAACGGATTTTCAAGAAGTAATGCTTTCGTCATATCGTAAATTTCCTTGATTGGATTTTTAGCATTTTGCAATGGTTTAATGAAATCATTTTTCATTGTCGGTTTCAAAATTTCATTAATTATTGCCAAACCCATTTCATCTTTGGTCTTGAAATGATAGTAAAATGCACCTTTTGTAACTTTGGTTGTAGCAATAATTTCATCAATACTTGTCGTTTGATAGCCTTTGGTATAAATCAATTCAAATGCTTTTTGAAGAATTGTATTCCGTGTTGTGGATGCTTTTGTCATAAAAGGTACTAATTAGTATGAAATACGAAGTACGCA comes from Flavobacterium sp. I3-2 and encodes:
- a CDS encoding OsmC family peroxiredoxin, with the protein product METKIKAVWQGSFKEGKGQFNVNDSAINNTTFKPSFAKYNESFTNPEQLLASAHAACYTMTLSYILSENGFSADNQIETTVSLALNNNVITKSILTVQAKIADITKEQFQNFALKAKEMCPVGNALNVEISLEATLVS
- a CDS encoding rhodanese-like domain-containing protein; this translates as MKTIYIILGAILLIYISYRTYRFVKLDNGLSEKIENGAIILDVRTEYEYKTGHIDGSINIPLGTIRERYLELDTNKTYITTCSHGLRSVKVETLLKEKGYKNVFNGGAWSDLEKIVIEQKGGK
- a CDS encoding DUF3817 domain-containing protein, which encodes MIHLFKTKIGRLRIIGFFEGVSLLVLIFIASPMKHYFDNPAFSKILGPIHGAIFLLFLFNTLSVAVEQNWKFKTTTWKIILACFIPFGTFYIDHKILNKL
- a CDS encoding TetR/AcrR family transcriptional regulator gives rise to the protein MTKASTTRNTILQKAFELIYTKGYQTTSIDEIIATTKVTKGAFYYHFKTKDEMGLAIINEILKPTMKNDFIKPLQNAKNPIKEIYDMTKALLLENPFLKLEYGCPAGNLTQEMTPWNIEFGKALAELTLEWQQTIENSIKIAKENGTVRDSVNPQQVAYFIMSGYWGIRNFGKVYNNTDCYHSYLKELKIYLNSLG